One Nostoc punctiforme PCC 73102 DNA window includes the following coding sequences:
- a CDS encoding serine/threonine-protein kinase: MTKHIIGKLLQGRYQIVQSLGAGVFGQTYIAVDVDFPQNPKCVIKQIKVSSSEPGYLEMLRLMFLTETETLKLLGSHQQIPEFIACFEENSQFYLVQELIEGHALTAELPIAQQWGCLWNEREVVQFLIDVLSILEFVHSQGVIHCDIKPENLIRRNSDGKLVLIDFGSIQSIDFGIGAELPIYRIPVTSLGYIPPEQFIGQTQPNSDIYALGMIAIQALTGLEPLQLKVDPHTNEIFWRSQNTPVNDYLAAVLSQMIRYDSQNRFQSATEVLRVLKQITWDQPPEILQEDSEFFLEEVAIEDNDFQNPTSDTSSPLLTGMKVGLAANSLLMGFGVYSLVNTAPAYSETDTLYQATKEYQAGDLQEAIALAKSIPSHSNVYPEAQATIEEWQEQWQVAAQQYQIAQIAFHESRWSDVLDAVSQIPNISYWQSKTDKLVQQAYVNIEAQTQDLLAKAYESAEIRDFSTALQYLREIPKESRAGALVQEKLAEYNRKRQIRAAYFLQNAYKKASIGDFDRAVKFLRNIPQDALVYAQAQVKLNEYTQKQHVQADNQKIAYTKRTNSFVSKNSDTKIEYLQQVNYLQEVNIR, from the coding sequence ATGACCAAGCACATAATCGGTAAATTACTACAAGGGCGTTACCAAATTGTCCAAAGCCTTGGTGCAGGGGTATTTGGACAAACATACATAGCTGTAGACGTAGATTTTCCCCAGAATCCTAAATGTGTTATTAAGCAGATAAAAGTTAGCAGTTCCGAACCTGGCTACTTGGAGATGCTGAGGTTAATGTTTCTAACTGAAACTGAAACCCTCAAGCTTCTGGGAAGCCATCAACAAATTCCTGAATTTATCGCCTGCTTTGAAGAAAACAGCCAGTTTTATTTAGTACAAGAGCTAATTGAAGGACATGCGCTGACTGCGGAATTGCCCATTGCTCAACAGTGGGGGTGTCTGTGGAATGAAAGGGAAGTTGTACAATTCCTGATAGATGTTTTAAGTATTCTAGAATTTGTTCACTCTCAAGGCGTGATCCATTGTGACATCAAACCAGAAAACTTAATTAGACGTAATAGCGATGGCAAGTTAGTTTTGATTGACTTTGGCTCAATCCAGTCTATCGATTTTGGCATAGGTGCGGAATTGCCGATTTATAGGATTCCCGTCACCTCATTGGGATATATACCACCAGAGCAATTTATTGGTCAAACACAGCCCAACAGCGATATTTATGCTTTGGGGATGATTGCTATCCAGGCTTTAACTGGGTTAGAACCACTACAATTAAAAGTTGATCCTCATACTAATGAAATTTTTTGGCGTTCTCAAAACACGCCAGTTAACGATTATCTAGCTGCTGTTCTCAGCCAAATGATCCGTTACGATTCTCAAAATCGCTTCCAGTCAGCGACTGAGGTACTGCGGGTACTCAAACAAATAACATGGGATCAGCCACCAGAAATATTACAGGAAGATTCTGAATTTTTTCTAGAAGAAGTTGCGATTGAGGATAATGATTTTCAAAATCCTACATCTGACACATCATCCCCGTTATTGACAGGAATGAAAGTCGGGCTAGCAGCTAATTCTTTATTGATGGGATTTGGTGTATATTCTTTAGTTAATACTGCACCTGCATACTCAGAAACAGATACTTTATATCAAGCAACAAAAGAATATCAAGCTGGGGATTTGCAAGAAGCGATCGCACTTGCTAAATCAATTCCCTCCCACAGCAATGTTTATCCAGAAGCCCAAGCCACAATTGAAGAATGGCAAGAGCAATGGCAAGTTGCTGCACAACAATACCAAATAGCTCAAATAGCTTTTCATGAGAGCCGATGGTCAGATGTTCTTGATGCTGTTTCTCAAATTCCAAATATTTCATATTGGCAATCTAAAACAGATAAACTAGTTCAGCAAGCATACGTTAACATCGAAGCACAGACACAAGATTTATTAGCAAAAGCTTACGAAAGTGCCGAGATTAGAGATTTTTCTACTGCATTACAATATCTGCGGGAAATTCCTAAAGAAAGTCGTGCGGGGGCTTTAGTTCAAGAAAAGCTGGCTGAGTACAATCGAAAGCGCCAAATCAGAGCAGCTTACTTTTTACAGAACGCTTACAAAAAAGCATCTATTGGTGATTTTGATCGGGCTGTAAAATTTCTCCGAAATATTCCCCAAGATGCTCTAGTTTATGCTCAAGCTCAAGTTAAATTGAATGAGTATACTCAAAAACAACACGTGCAGGCTGACAATCAAAAGATAGCTTATACAAAAAGGACAAATTCATTTGTCTCTAAAAACTCAGACACTAAGATTGAATATCTTCAGCAAGTGAATTATTTGCAAGAAGTGAATATTCGATAG
- a CDS encoding PAS domain S-box protein, which translates to MPNVDKINSKLTDELAVLRQRVAELEQAEIFYQQRQVALEEQLRKLATSAQSSHISVLEYEIECHLEQEKSTGFNVTTDVAMTLEQFQQEIAQRQQLEVILKDSEERLRLALDVSQMGLWDWNILTNQVIWSENYELLFGLIPSSFDGPYETFQKCVYPEDKQSVMQGIGQALAQKTDYNDEFRIIRSDQSVHWISAKGKFIYDEQGQAVRMIGVCMETTVCKQAEESTRELTTQVQEQANILNAILTASVDHIYIFNRRGCYQYVSSDAASILGFQPQDIVGKTLQDLDLPTDLVEQVDNQLKAVIKTGQPIKDECKYVTADGVHYYEYIITALRNLNQSIEGVIIVSRDITEHKRAEKSLRESEARFRRLFESNLIGVAFWNVDGFVIDANDAFLQLAGYTHEEFTLLGKVNWQEFTPIEYKYLDDRAILEVQTTGVSKIYEKEYIHRNGKRVPIVLGIALLNDSQEHGVAFVLDITDRKLAEKECDRLLQCERTARQEAEIANQIKDEFLAVLSHELRTPLNPILGWSKMLRTRKFDQQTTNRALETIERNAKLQTQLIEDLLDVSRILQGKLNLNICPVNLVMVVEAALETVRLAAQAKSIQIQTIFDASLGQVMGDPNRLQQVVWNLLSNAVKFTPTGGRVGIRLMEASNQIQIQVSDTGKGINPDFLPYVFDYFRQADGTTTRTFGGLGLGLAIVRKVVEMHGGKVQAESPGDGLGATFTVEVPLLVRSEQVRREENESLDSQPESSLLSDTQILVVDDEPDIRDLVSFILQDYGVQVTAVSSAQEALQALSESIPDVLISDIGMPRTDGYMLIREVRSRSPQEGGRVPAIALTAYAGEMNQQQALAAGFQMHISKPVDPDVLVKAIVDLIQ; encoded by the coding sequence ATGCCAAATGTTGATAAAATTAATTCTAAACTTACTGATGAATTAGCGGTTTTACGGCAGCGTGTAGCTGAGTTAGAGCAAGCAGAAATATTTTATCAGCAAAGGCAAGTAGCACTAGAAGAGCAATTAAGAAAACTGGCAACATCGGCACAAAGTTCGCATATTTCAGTTTTAGAATATGAGATTGAATGCCATCTGGAGCAGGAGAAGTCTACAGGCTTTAATGTGACAACAGATGTGGCAATGACTTTAGAGCAATTCCAACAAGAAATTGCACAGCGACAGCAGTTAGAAGTAATCCTGAAAGATAGTGAAGAACGGCTGAGGCTAGCTTTAGATGTTTCTCAGATGGGCTTATGGGATTGGAATATTTTAACCAATCAAGTCATCTGGTCTGAAAATTATGAACTGCTTTTTGGTCTAATTCCAAGTAGTTTTGATGGCCCTTATGAAACGTTTCAAAAGTGCGTTTATCCTGAAGACAAGCAATCTGTAATGCAAGGGATCGGCCAGGCTTTGGCACAAAAAACTGACTACAACGATGAATTTCGGATAATTCGCTCAGACCAAAGTGTACATTGGATTTCTGCTAAGGGAAAATTTATCTATGACGAGCAGGGACAAGCGGTGCGAATGATCGGTGTTTGTATGGAAACTACTGTGTGCAAACAGGCTGAAGAAAGTACTCGCGAACTAACCACACAAGTCCAAGAACAGGCAAATATTTTAAATGCCATCCTCACCGCTTCAGTCGATCATATTTATATCTTTAATCGCAGAGGTTGCTATCAATATGTTAGTAGCGATGCAGCTAGTATATTAGGTTTTCAACCCCAGGATATTGTCGGAAAGACTTTGCAAGACCTGGATTTACCCACAGACCTTGTAGAACAGGTAGACAATCAACTAAAAGCTGTGATTAAAACTGGGCAGCCAATCAAGGATGAGTGTAAATATGTAACTGCTGATGGGGTACATTATTATGAATATATTATTACTGCATTACGGAATTTAAATCAAAGTATTGAAGGCGTAATTATTGTTTCTCGTGATATTACCGAACACAAACGGGCAGAAAAATCATTACGCGAAAGTGAAGCTAGATTTCGGCGTTTGTTTGAGTCTAACCTGATTGGGGTTGCTTTTTGGAATGTGGATGGCTTCGTTATTGATGCCAATGATGCCTTTCTTCAACTAGCTGGCTACACTCATGAGGAGTTTACTCTTTTAGGTAAAGTTAATTGGCAAGAATTCACTCCTATTGAATACAAGTATTTAGACGATCGCGCCATTTTAGAGGTGCAAACCACTGGAGTTTCCAAAATTTACGAGAAAGAGTACATCCACCGCAACGGTAAGCGAGTACCAATTGTTTTGGGGATAGCCTTGCTGAATGACTCCCAAGAACATGGTGTTGCTTTTGTACTAGATATTACCGATCGCAAATTGGCTGAAAAAGAATGCGATCGCCTCCTCCAATGCGAAAGAACAGCACGCCAAGAAGCAGAGATCGCCAACCAAATTAAAGATGAGTTTCTGGCGGTTCTCTCCCATGAACTGCGAACCCCACTCAACCCTATCCTGGGATGGTCGAAAATGTTGCGGACTCGCAAGTTTGATCAACAAACCACTAACCGCGCCTTGGAAACCATTGAACGCAACGCCAAGTTACAAACCCAGTTAATTGAAGATTTGTTGGATGTGTCTCGCATTCTCCAAGGAAAATTAAACTTAAATATCTGTCCAGTGAACTTGGTAATGGTAGTTGAAGCAGCACTAGAGACAGTACGACTAGCAGCACAAGCTAAGTCAATTCAAATTCAGACCATATTTGATGCCAGTTTAGGACAAGTTATGGGCGATCCAAATCGGCTCCAGCAAGTTGTGTGGAATCTGCTTTCTAATGCGGTAAAATTTACACCAACCGGAGGACGAGTAGGAATTCGACTCATGGAAGCTAGTAATCAGATTCAAATTCAAGTCAGCGATACAGGTAAGGGAATTAACCCAGACTTTTTGCCTTATGTGTTTGATTACTTTCGCCAAGCTGATGGCACAACTACAAGGACATTTGGCGGACTAGGTTTAGGATTAGCGATCGTGCGTAAGGTTGTAGAAATGCACGGGGGAAAAGTTCAAGCCGAAAGTCCTGGAGATGGATTGGGTGCAACCTTCACTGTTGAAGTACCGCTTTTGGTGAGAAGTGAACAAGTTCGGCGAGAAGAGAATGAGTCTTTAGATTCTCAGCCTGAATCCTCACTCCTTTCGGACACTCAAATTTTAGTGGTAGACGATGAACCAGATATCCGCGACTTAGTGAGCTTCATTTTGCAAGACTACGGTGTACAAGTAACTGCTGTATCATCAGCGCAGGAAGCATTACAAGCGCTATCTGAATCGATACCAGATGTTTTAATTAGTGATATTGGAATGCCAAGGACAGACGGTTATATGCTAATACGGGAAGTGCGATCGCGATCGCCGCAAGAAGGAGGACGCGTACCAGCGATCGCTCTGACAGCTTATGCAGGCGAAATGAATCAGCAGCAAGCACTAGCAGCAGGATTTCAAATGCATATTTCTAAACCAGTAGATCCAGATGTATTGGTGAAAGCGATCGTTGATTTGATCCAGTAG
- a CDS encoding hybrid sensor histidine kinase/response regulator — protein MKTIIENQNNSINYAPSRGIVLVVDDNPANLQVLSSFLDQSSFEVWAARSGEKALQRLENDDLPDLILLDVMMPGIDGFETCKQLKSNPRVQDIPVIFMTALSETADKVKGLQLGAVDYITKPFQHEEVLVRIENHLKLRNLTKTLIAKNAELQQTQTQLIQAEKVAALGQLTAGIAHEVNNPINFIAGNLNFVEKYVQEVVSLLHLYQKYLPDPPDELQTAIKKSDLDFLLDDLSKIIQSMQLGTDRVTEIVSYLNNFSRHREAGKKLANLHEGLESTLLILGHRFKRNAHHPAIKLVKEYGTLPLIECFPGEINQVFMNLICNAIDAIEEANKNKDIDTIYQNPGIIKIRTEAIGEHVILRVADNGPGISNADQTKIFDAFYTTKPVGKGTGLGLSIAYQIVVNNHHGKLTYDSKLGEGIEFIIELPIR, from the coding sequence ATGAAAACTATTATTGAAAACCAAAATAATTCTATCAATTATGCTCCTTCTAGGGGAATTGTTTTAGTTGTTGACGATAACCCTGCCAATTTACAAGTTTTATCCAGCTTTCTGGATCAGTCTAGCTTTGAAGTTTGGGCAGCCCGCAGTGGAGAGAAAGCCCTTCAGCGATTAGAAAATGATGATTTACCTGATTTAATCTTGCTGGATGTAATGATGCCGGGTATAGATGGTTTTGAAACCTGTAAACAGCTAAAAAGCAATCCTCGTGTCCAAGATATTCCAGTAATTTTTATGACAGCCCTTTCAGAAACGGCTGATAAAGTCAAAGGTTTGCAATTGGGAGCCGTAGACTATATTACTAAACCTTTTCAGCACGAAGAAGTCTTAGTGCGGATTGAAAATCACCTCAAACTGAGAAATTTGACAAAAACCTTGATAGCGAAAAATGCCGAATTACAACAGACTCAAACTCAACTGATTCAAGCAGAAAAGGTAGCAGCTTTGGGTCAACTAACAGCAGGAATTGCTCATGAAGTTAATAATCCTATCAATTTTATAGCTGGCAACTTAAATTTTGTTGAAAAGTATGTACAAGAGGTAGTTAGTTTATTACATCTCTATCAAAAATATCTGCCCGATCCACCAGATGAACTTCAAACCGCAATTAAAAAAAGCGATCTTGACTTTTTGTTAGATGATTTATCTAAAATTATTCAATCCATGCAACTTGGTACAGATCGCGTTACAGAAATTGTGTCATATTTAAATAACTTCTCCCGTCACAGAGAAGCTGGTAAAAAACTAGCTAACTTGCATGAAGGGTTAGAAAGCACATTACTCATTCTTGGACATCGGTTTAAGCGAAATGCTCATCATCCAGCTATAAAATTAGTTAAAGAATATGGAACTTTGCCACTTATTGAGTGTTTTCCCGGCGAGATTAATCAAGTTTTTATGAACTTAATTTGTAATGCAATCGATGCAATTGAAGAAGCAAATAAAAATAAAGATATTGATACAATTTATCAAAATCCTGGGATAATTAAAATTAGAACTGAGGCAATTGGAGAGCATGTTATTTTAAGAGTTGCTGACAATGGCCCAGGTATAAGCAATGCAGATCAAACAAAAATATTTGATGCTTTTTACACAACAAAACCCGTCGGGAAAGGAACAGGGCTTGGTCTATCTATTGCTTACCAAATTGTGGTTAATAACCATCATGGTAAGCTCACATACGATTCTAAGCTAGGTGAAGGTATAGAGTTTATCATTGAACTACCCATTCGATAA
- a CDS encoding serine/threonine-protein kinase, which yields MLGNTLVGRYQIISNLGGGGFGETFVAYDTQLPGSPQCVVKKLKPQANDPVTLETARRLFDTEAQVLYKLGTHDRIPQLLAYFEENAEFYLVQELIEGHDLSQELIPGKTLSQEQVISLLQELLTILEFVHQQNVIHRDVNPRNILRRHPDGKLILIDFGAVKQITTQVITPEGSTKGTVAIGTPGYIPGEQAHGTPKLSSDIYAAGIIAIQALTGLLPEEIVKDAETNEIMWRDKATVTPEFAQFLDKMVCYDFRQRYSSATVALKALKELTLPPAETIALTPIYPAKNLTKPQPKKGILGKVLLTIFLVGISGVASIFIFNHINSNNAIELSKQGNTLFDLQRYQDALEVYEKAVNIRPDYAQGWNGQGKTLYKLKKSKEALAAYDRAIQIKPDYFEAWSGRGFVLASLQRYQEAIASFDKALQLNNESSEVWNAKGEAFSNLNQYDQAIKAYEKAIELKSDNYEAWYKKGLALQNSNRYEEAIAAYQKVVDLKPDYEQAWYNLGNALVNLQHYQDAFNAYDKAVQYKSSYYQAWFSRGNTLLNLRRYPEAIESFNQVIKYNPNSYQAWFNLGWSLHQNQRYEEAIKSYNKAATLKSKDYQLWYNLGNSQYILQKYEDAIASYNKAVRYKPDHSESWYSRGNALLNLKRFQDAIASYDRAIKYKPNYQQAIDGRNQAQIQLQSEKPKPIIVPVIPVPNPTNPPQTTP from the coding sequence ATGCTAGGAAACACACTTGTTGGAAGATACCAAATTATTAGTAACTTGGGAGGAGGGGGTTTTGGTGAAACCTTTGTTGCTTATGATACTCAATTACCCGGTTCACCTCAATGTGTGGTCAAGAAACTCAAACCCCAAGCAAACGATCCGGTAACTTTAGAGACGGCTAGGCGCTTATTTGATACAGAAGCACAAGTTCTGTATAAATTAGGAACTCACGATCGCATTCCCCAACTTTTAGCTTATTTTGAGGAGAATGCCGAATTTTATCTCGTACAGGAATTGATCGAAGGTCATGACCTAAGTCAAGAATTAATACCAGGTAAAACCCTTAGTCAAGAGCAAGTAATTTCACTTTTACAAGAACTTTTGACAATTCTAGAATTTGTCCATCAACAGAATGTAATTCACCGTGATGTCAACCCCCGAAATATCCTCAGACGACACCCGGATGGCAAATTAATCTTAATTGATTTTGGTGCGGTTAAACAAATTACTACCCAAGTAATTACTCCCGAAGGTTCAACTAAAGGTACTGTTGCTATAGGTACGCCTGGATATATTCCTGGAGAACAAGCTCATGGTACGCCAAAATTAAGCAGTGATATTTATGCTGCGGGAATCATTGCTATTCAAGCTCTCACTGGATTATTACCAGAGGAAATAGTAAAAGATGCTGAGACTAATGAAATTATGTGGCGCGATAAAGCCACAGTAACGCCAGAATTTGCTCAATTCTTAGACAAAATGGTGTGCTACGACTTTCGACAACGCTATTCTTCGGCTACGGTAGCATTAAAAGCGCTGAAAGAGCTAACACTACCACCGGCTGAAACAATAGCATTAACTCCTATTTATCCAGCCAAAAATCTAACCAAACCACAACCGAAAAAAGGAATTTTAGGTAAAGTTTTACTAACAATATTTTTAGTGGGAATAAGTGGAGTTGCATCAATATTTATTTTTAATCATATTAATTCAAATAACGCTATAGAATTATCCAAACAAGGAAATACACTTTTTGATTTGCAACGCTATCAAGACGCATTAGAAGTATATGAAAAAGCCGTTAATATTAGACCAGATTATGCTCAAGGATGGAATGGTCAGGGGAAAACGCTGTATAAATTAAAAAAATCTAAAGAAGCATTAGCTGCGTATGATAGAGCAATCCAAATTAAGCCAGATTATTTTGAAGCTTGGAGTGGACGCGGCTTTGTCTTGGCAAGTCTACAGCGATATCAAGAAGCGATCGCATCTTTTGATAAAGCCTTACAATTAAATAATGAAAGCTCAGAAGTCTGGAATGCTAAGGGTGAAGCTTTTAGTAACTTAAACCAATATGACCAAGCAATAAAAGCTTATGAAAAAGCGATTGAATTAAAATCAGATAATTATGAAGCTTGGTACAAAAAAGGATTAGCTTTACAAAATTCTAACCGATATGAAGAAGCGATCGCAGCATACCAAAAAGTCGTTGATTTAAAACCAGACTATGAGCAGGCTTGGTATAATTTGGGGAATGCATTAGTTAATTTGCAACACTACCAAGATGCATTCAACGCTTATGATAAAGCTGTACAATATAAGTCAAGTTATTATCAAGCCTGGTTTTCTAGAGGTAATACCCTACTCAACTTACGACGTTATCCAGAAGCAATTGAATCTTTTAATCAAGTAATTAAATACAATCCTAATAGCTATCAAGCATGGTTTAACTTGGGCTGGTCGCTGCATCAAAACCAACGCTATGAAGAAGCAATAAAATCTTATAATAAAGCCGCAACACTTAAGTCAAAAGACTATCAACTCTGGTACAATCTGGGAAATTCACAATACATTTTGCAAAAATACGAAGATGCGATCGCATCTTATAATAAGGCAGTTCGTTATAAACCAGACCATTCTGAAAGCTGGTATAGCAGAGGCAATGCTCTACTAAATTTGAAACGGTTTCAAGATGCGATCGCGTCTTACGATCGAGCAATAAAATACAAGCCTAATTACCAACAAGCTATAGACGGCCGCAATCAAGCCCAGATTCAACTGCAATCCGAGAAACCTAAACCTATAATTGTGCCAGTTATCCCAGTTCCTAATCCTACAAATCCACCGCAGACGACACCCTAG
- a CDS encoding hybrid sensor histidine kinase/response regulator, with protein MIQANSSLSATNKENHLSRNLLIRFILGGTTLIFSISAYFSYQATRNLMLKDLRHSAFLEVQRGDSEIEEWLHVRQVEVETLANTSTVRSLNWSVAELYLKAEVKRINEFFFFQIATPDGSYSNTKVGRSNKNIQDRDYFQKAIAGKSDISDPFISRSTGIPLIAISTPIRSNSTSSTPIGAFQGNVRVDRIAEVVNSLHYGTSSYAFALNSQGQAIVHPNSALMSTVEKPAPSLLKIGDRNLNAIAQRMVNKQQGIELMEIDGTKQYVAYLPLQAANWSVALVIPRQNIESRLQFLDLIALIVGGLTLTMITVLWQVQAFEQRELKKSKAAADTANHAKSEFLANMSHELRTPLNGILGCAQILLRSPALPKQELYHVNIIEQCGSHLLTLINDILDLSKIEAKKLELYPDDVHFPSFLQGIVEICHIRAKQKGILFVYKPGINLPTGIHVDVKRLRQVLLNLLGNAIKFTDEGQVTFNIEVIDRAPNDVQIIKHRLRFTVEDTGIGITPVELSQIFLPFEQVGEKKRQAEGTGLGLAITRQLVQMMGSDIHVHSQIGQGSSFLFELEIPEATDWVQSAIATSEKQIIGFEGGPYTILMVDDRWENRTVITNLLQPLGFNVVEASNGKEGLEKAIALKPNLIVTDLLMPEMDGFELIKHLRHTPEIQDVLIIVSSASVFEADRNRSLQAGGNAFLSKPIQVDELLHQLEQYLNLVWIYKQSQPDGEKAKDGTTATAQLILPSPQVLQELVILASRGNFNGIIKWADQLEETDTTFAPFANELRQLARQFDEDLIINFLTKYAVETV; from the coding sequence TTGATACAAGCAAACTCCAGCCTATCAGCAACTAATAAAGAAAATCATCTTTCACGAAATTTACTAATTCGATTTATTCTTGGCGGTACTACCCTTATATTCAGTATTTCTGCCTATTTCAGCTATCAAGCCACTAGAAATTTGATGCTCAAAGATTTGAGACATAGCGCTTTTTTAGAGGTACAGAGAGGGGATAGTGAAATTGAAGAGTGGTTACATGTTCGCCAAGTGGAGGTAGAAACCCTGGCGAATACTTCAACTGTACGCTCCTTAAACTGGTCTGTGGCAGAACTATATTTAAAGGCGGAAGTCAAGCGGATTAATGAATTTTTCTTTTTCCAAATAGCTACCCCAGATGGTTCATATTCCAATACAAAAGTCGGTCGATCAAATAAAAATATTCAGGATCGAGACTACTTTCAAAAAGCAATTGCGGGAAAGAGCGATATTTCCGATCCCTTTATTAGCCGTTCTACAGGAATTCCTTTAATTGCCATCTCCACCCCGATTCGGTCAAATTCTACTAGCAGTACACCGATAGGGGCTTTCCAGGGCAATGTGAGAGTCGATCGCATTGCAGAGGTTGTTAACTCCCTGCACTACGGCACAAGCAGCTATGCTTTTGCTCTCAATTCTCAAGGACAAGCGATTGTCCATCCAAACTCGGCGTTAATGTCAACCGTAGAAAAACCTGCACCCAGCCTGCTGAAAATTGGCGATCGCAATTTAAATGCGATCGCTCAGAGGATGGTAAACAAACAACAGGGAATTGAGTTAATGGAAATTGACGGCACTAAACAGTATGTAGCTTATCTGCCGTTGCAAGCTGCTAATTGGTCTGTAGCTTTGGTGATTCCCCGCCAAAATATTGAATCTCGATTGCAATTCCTCGATTTGATTGCCTTAATTGTCGGTGGACTGACACTCACCATGATTACTGTCTTGTGGCAAGTCCAAGCATTTGAACAACGTGAACTGAAAAAATCTAAAGCTGCGGCTGATACAGCCAACCATGCTAAAAGCGAATTTTTAGCTAACATGAGTCATGAACTGCGAACACCTTTAAATGGCATTCTCGGTTGTGCCCAAATTTTGCTGCGTTCCCCAGCTTTACCTAAGCAAGAGCTATATCACGTCAATATTATTGAACAATGTGGCTCTCATCTGCTGACTTTAATTAATGACATTTTAGATCTCTCCAAAATTGAAGCGAAAAAGCTAGAACTTTATCCAGATGATGTGCATTTCCCCTCATTTCTCCAAGGAATTGTCGAAATATGCCACATTCGGGCAAAACAAAAGGGCATTTTGTTTGTCTATAAACCTGGGATAAATTTGCCTACAGGGATTCATGTCGATGTCAAAAGATTACGTCAGGTACTATTGAATCTGCTGGGAAATGCCATCAAATTTACAGATGAAGGTCAGGTTACTTTCAATATTGAAGTCATCGATCGAGCTCCCAATGATGTGCAGATAATAAAACATCGCCTTCGCTTTACTGTAGAAGACACAGGAATTGGTATAACTCCCGTAGAATTGAGCCAGATTTTCTTGCCATTTGAACAAGTAGGTGAGAAAAAGCGCCAAGCTGAAGGTACAGGGCTGGGTTTAGCTATTACTCGGCAGTTAGTACAGATGATGGGTAGCGATATCCATGTTCATAGTCAGATTGGTCAGGGAAGTAGCTTTTTGTTTGAGTTAGAGATACCCGAAGCGACTGACTGGGTACAATCTGCGATCGCTACCTCAGAGAAACAAATCATTGGCTTTGAGGGTGGTCCCTACACTATCCTAATGGTTGACGATCGCTGGGAGAATCGCACAGTGATTACAAACTTACTGCAACCACTGGGTTTTAATGTGGTTGAAGCCAGCAACGGTAAAGAAGGTTTAGAAAAAGCGATCGCCCTCAAACCAAACTTAATCGTTACAGATTTGCTGATGCCAGAAATGGATGGGTTTGAATTAATTAAACACCTGCGTCACACTCCAGAAATTCAGGATGTATTGATTATCGTTTCTTCCGCTAGTGTCTTTGAAGCCGACCGAAATCGCAGTCTGCAAGCTGGAGGTAACGCCTTTTTGAGCAAACCCATACAAGTAGATGAATTATTGCATCAACTAGAACAATACTTAAATTTGGTATGGATTTACAAGCAATCTCAGCCTGATGGAGAAAAAGCCAAAGATGGAACGACAGCAACTGCTCAATTAATCCTTCCTTCCCCTCAGGTGTTGCAAGAACTAGTCATTTTAGCCAGTAGAGGTAACTTTAATGGCATTATCAAGTGGGCCGATCAACTGGAAGAAACAGATACAACTTTTGCACCATTTGCTAACGAACTACGGCAATTAGCAAGGCAATTTGATGAAGATTTAATTATAAATTTTTTGACTAAATATGCGGTAGAAACAGTATGA
- a CDS encoding rhomboid family intramembrane serine protease, which yields MIPISDNIRCWNKPIINNWLIGINIAVFLWEIQLELSDTLGYFVNSWGVIPAQISRAITNAFFFNNSAAWIIVIWRVFSLVFGIFLHGSFSQILGNLLFLWVFGKTVENILGHRRYLEFYLAAGILTGVVQILIEPSLTVPLIGGNGAIAAILGAYIMKFPKAKIDTILPLIIVYIPIELPAFLYIFWWFVQQLFYGIGSLNIPPIGVNQSGVVFWGQIVGLFSGAAFIRLKR from the coding sequence ATGATTCCTATTAGTGATAATATTCGTTGTTGGAATAAGCCGATTATTAATAATTGGCTAATTGGCATTAATATTGCCGTATTTTTATGGGAAATCCAACTAGAACTTAGTGATACACTGGGCTATTTTGTCAATAGTTGGGGTGTGATTCCAGCCCAGATTAGTAGGGCAATTACAAATGCATTCTTCTTCAATAACTCTGCTGCTTGGATAATTGTAATTTGGCGAGTATTTTCACTAGTTTTTGGAATATTTCTACACGGCAGTTTTAGTCAAATATTGGGAAATCTACTATTTCTATGGGTTTTTGGTAAGACTGTAGAAAATATTTTGGGACACAGACGATATTTGGAATTTTATCTGGCGGCTGGCATTTTAACAGGGGTTGTACAAATTCTGATTGAACCGAGTTTGACAGTACCATTAATTGGGGGAAATGGCGCGATCGCAGCTATTTTAGGGGCATACATTATGAAATTTCCTAAAGCTAAAATTGACACCATTTTACCGTTAATTATTGTGTATATTCCTATCGAACTTCCCGCCTTTCTCTATATATTTTGGTGGTTTGTGCAACAGTTATTTTATGGTATCGGCAGTTTAAACATTCCCCCCATTGGCGTAAATCAATCGGGTGTTGTCTTCTGGGGGCAGATTGTGGGATTATTCAGTGGTGCGGCTTTCATCCGATTGAAGAGATAA